One segment of Argiope bruennichi chromosome 11, qqArgBrue1.1, whole genome shotgun sequence DNA contains the following:
- the LOC129956687 gene encoding uncharacterized protein LOC129956687 gives MPRVVEIRTQITGDCPRARHMQKPDGPTEHSHVAHLKLWKYSRVIALIYARFLEQRCRQELHNLQRGRRADEESETGELIPPPVAAEQRHQKQRHCLSETSHVFCENAIEDLEAIAMGGSDVLSETSQLFNDNEIDGIDDCLNDFDDDDLPQSETSQMFYDNPMPLALYYQVGSGFENQPGPSTRGPAFLENVSSENLDNAVIVDETNRRVNQRYNAEEVTFRARIEEEKIPPRLQRTPLVAAVEAVRALFSLLILRCTQNLRPSDLIRFCFMAIGLERPVSTVLMPVSDVTVERIVAPIMRVLQSYKKLKLKDGVNVDVIIIHRDIGAGGNRRIINIETDRLKKRSVLSIPTDKEGLCCAKAILYALAHLENDRAAINSMKDRRRPALLNRARILHNDTGVPLGPCSYSEIRTFEDFLDIQIVVISSESLNKVSYKGRDRERRINLWFHNGHYDVIKSLKGFYGSDNYCESCEKPFMNLEDHRCQFVCPICLRKDCLPGHPQRCSDCDRLCRSSSCFEWHKATSGKRQKSFCDKMYQCRNCGKVVLRRICPMNMHKCGTSRCPSCKQFVNVLEHRCFLEVVSPKMPSDKLIFFDFETDQSSGTHEVNFAVAQYSNGEETIFRGFDGQFVMAWLLEQGIARSVIPNGSKLMSIGHPTLRITLIDSFNFLPMSLSKLPGCFGLSELKKGFFPHLFNKRENQTYIGPIPDITFYSPDTMRDEFLKWHRMQEGVEFDFQKEMLSYCNYVTIGSACMATYRYKHIRKNSVVMVPVHGYINSTNYNPDAIRWLDFIATQENIEIHHALNKQGEKRINGVSVDGFCEETNTIYQFHGCFYHGCPECFEGGTLNSLSGVSMRTLFERTNESTARLRNQGYRVIEEWEHVFKRRSNDDLELHQFILSHELKDRLEPRDAFYGGRTNAVKLFFEGTAKYVDFTSLYPWVNKYCLYPVGHPEVITENFRSIDDYYGIVKCRVLPPRGLHLPVLPVRCNGKLTFPLCRCCAESLNQSSCHHSDEERSIVGTWVTEEVKLAVEKGYLISKIYEVYHFQEKSKCLFQSYIDLFLKIKQESSGYPSDCTTVEERASYIQQYFEKEGVLLNPAEIKKIQGDGEE, from the exons TGTTTGAGCGAGACTTCGCACGTTTTTTGCGAAAATGCGATTGAAGACTTGGAAGCGATTGCAATGGGTGGTAGTGAT gTTTTGAGTGAAACATCACAATTGTTTAACGACAATGAAATCGATGGAATAGACGATTGTTTAAACGACTTTGATGACGATGAT ctTCCTCAGAGTGAGACATCGCAAATGTTTTACGATAATCCTATGCCTCTTGCTCTCTACTATCAAGTAGGATCTGGATTTGAG aacCAGCCTGGACCTTCGACACGTGGCCCTGCCTTCCTGGAAAATGTTTCGTCCGAGAAC ctggATAATGCGGTAATCGTTGACGAAACAAATAGGAGGGTCAATCAGCGTTACAACGCAGAAGAGGTGACATTTAGGGCTAGGATAGAGGAAGAGAAAATACCACCTAGGCTTCAACGCACTCCCTTGGTTGCAGCAGTTGAAGCAGTGAGGGCTCTTTTTAGCCTACTCATTCTGCGTTGTACGCAAAATCTAAGGCCTTCTGATCTTATTCGCTTTTGCTTCATGGCAATAGGATTAGAGAGGCCTGTGTCAACGGTTCTAATGCCGGTATCCGATGTGACAGTGGAAAGAATTGTTGCACCCATAATGCGGGTGCTTCAATCCTACAAGAAGCTAAAACTGAAAGATGGCGTCAATGTTGACGTCATCATCATTCACAGGGACATAGGTGCAGGTGGCAACCGCCGAATCATCAATATCGAAACTGATCGTCTTAAAAAACGATCGGTTTTATCGATACCGACTGACAAGGAGGGGTTATGTTGTGCTAAGGCCATTTTATATGCTTTAGCTCACTTGGAAAATGACCGGGCTGCAATAAACTCCATGAAGGATAGAAGAAGGCCTGCTCTTCTTAACAGAGCCAGAATTCTTCACAATGATACAGGAGTTCCTTTGGGACCTTGTTCTTATTCAGAAATCAGGACGTTTGAAGACTTCCTCGACATCCAAATTGTTGTCATTTCTTCTGAAAGTTTGAACAAG GTTTCTTACAAAGGCAGAGACAGAGAAAGACGCATCAATCTGTGGTTTCATAATGGGCATTACGATGTAATTAAAAGTCTTAAAGGGTTTTATGGCTCCGATAACTATTGCGAGTCATGTGAAAAACCCTTTATGAATCTTGAAGACCACAGATGCCAGTTTGTGTGTCCCATCTGTCTCAGGAAAGATTGCTTACCTGGTCATCCCCAGCGTTGCTCCGACTGTGATAGACTTTGCCGCTCTTCCAGTTGCTTTGAATGGCATAAAGCAACTTCTGGAAAAAGACAGAAATCTTTTTGCGATAAG atGTACCAATGCAGAAACTGTGGCAAAGTCGTATTACGGAGGATCTGCCCTATGAACATGCACAAATGTGGAACGTCCAGATGCCCTTCATGCAAGCAGTTTGTGAATGTGTTGGAACATCGATGCTTCCTGGAGGTTGTTTCACCCAAAATGCCTTCTGACAAACTGATCTTTTTCGACTTCGAAACGGATCAGTCGTCAGGTACCCATGAAGTAAACTTTGCTGTAGCACAGTATTCCAATGGGGAGGAAACAATCTTCAGAGG cTTTGATGGACAATTCGTCATGGCTTGGCTTCTGGAGCAAGGGATAGCACGATCTGTTATACCCAACGGTTCAAAGCTTATGTCCATTGGCCACCCGACATTGAGGATAACTCTCATCGACTCCTTCAATTTTCTGCCAATGAGTTTGTCCAAACTGCCGGGTTGCTTTGGACTAAGTGAACTGAAAAAAGGGTTTTTTCCACATCTTTTCAATAAGAGGGAAAATCAAACGTATATTGGCCCCATTCCTGACATCACATTTTATAGCCCAGATACAATGCGAGATGAGTTTCTAAAATGGCATAGAATGCAGGAAGGGGtagaatttgattttcaaaaggaAATGCTCTCTTATTGCAA ttacGTGACCATTGGCTCGGCTTGTATGGCAACATACAGGTACAAGCATATTCGGAAGAATTCAGTAGTCATGGTGCCAGTACATGGATACATCAACAGCACCAATTACAACCCTGATGCTATACGCTGGCTGGATTTCATTGCAACCcaggaaaatattgaaattcatcaCGCGTTGAACAAACAGGGCGAAAAACGAATAAACGGAGTGTCTGTTGATGGATTTTGTGAAGAAACAAATACCATCTATCAATTTCAT GGCTGTTTTTATCATGGCTGTCCTGAATGTTTCGAAGGAGGCACTTTGAATTCCTTATCTGGCGTTAGTATGAGGACTTTGTTTGAAAGAACAAATGAATCAACTGCTAGATTAAGGAATCAAGGCTATAGAGTCATCGAAGAATGGGAACACGTCTTTAAAAGAAGATCAAATGATGACTTAGAATTACATCAATTTATTCTAAGTCATGAACTAAAAGATCGGCTTGAACCAAGGGATGCCTTCTACGGTGGTAGGACAAATGCGGTGAAATTGTTCTTTGAAGGGACAGCTAAATATGTTGACTTTACTTCACTGTATCCGTGG GTTAATAAGTATTGTCTCTATCCCGTGGGGCATCCTGAAGTCATCACCGAAAACTTCCGGAGTATTGATGATTACTACGGAATTGTAAAATGCCGTGTCTTGCCTCCCCGAGGACTCCATCTGCCTGTTCTCCCTGTCAGATGTAATGGAAAACTAACGTTTCCGCTCTGCCGTTGCTGTGCTGAAAGCTTAAACCAAAGCTCTTGTCATCACAGCGACGAAGAAAGATCTATCGTAGGAACATGGGTGACGGAAGAAGTGAAACTAGCCGTTGAGAAAGGCTATTTAATCTCAAAA atatatGAGGTGTATCACTTCCAGGAGAAATCCAAATGTCTCTTCCAGTCCTACATAGATCTTTTTCTAAAGATTAAGCAGGAAAGCAGTGGATATCCTTCCGATTGCACAACTGTTGAAGAAAGGGCTTCCTATATTCAGCAGTACTTCGAGAAGGAAGGTGTTCTACTGAATcctgctgaaataaaaaaaatccagggAGACG gtGAGGAATGA
- the LOC129956688 gene encoding uncharacterized protein LOC129956688, translated as MGSSKKSPFSGHHSNYKSFTHHFDSFFVIKRVSDKNDTFNSVSPFLVQKAISATVGEVASIRKMRSGDLLVEVCSKKQAQQIIKLKALATIPVTVCSHASLNYSKGVITCGELFNVPIEEITKELSSQGVTHVRQITIRRDGQLLPTKHFILTFHSHQLPEYICAGYIKLPVRPYIPNPLRCFQCQRFGHSKTNCRGTITCARCAEKGHDCQQCTAPEKCTNCNGNHTSYSRLCERWQLEKRIVATKIKENISYPEARRKVLAQTPKPGLSYASAVQKSFCENCSCPNCSKHTSHKKPPEKASDSETENSTTSAPEPVKSKTSKQKPKPNKSRKLKLSKRGLSEKDLSPKLKKSLFKNSVALGLANRGIVHKDLTSIFGGTSKSPELISLHPSEEEDDDLKMSCEISQPLNTVPNFSATRTS; from the coding sequence ATGGGCTCCTccaagaaatctcccttcagtgggcatcattCTAATTACAAATCCTTCACTCAccattttgattccttttttgttATCAAGCGAGTATCCGATAAAAACGATACATTTAACTCTGTTTCACCTTTTTTGGTCCAAAAAGCAATATCGGCGACAGTCGGCGAGGTTGCATCAATCCGCAAAATGCGTTCAGGCGATTTGCTGGTTGAAGTATGCTctaaaaagcaagcccagcaaatcatTAAACTAAAAGCATTGGCCACAATACCAGTTACAGTCTGTTCACATGCATCGCTAAACTATTCGAAAGGGGTAATAACATGCGGAGAACTGTTTAATGTACCTATAGAAGAGATAACGAAAGAACTATCGTCGCAGGGAGTGACACATGTACGCCAGATAACAATtaggcgggatggacaactcctcccAACAAAGCATTTTATTCTAACATTCCATAGCCATCAGTTACCTGAATATATATGTGCTGGCTATATAAAATTACCTGTACGCCCGTATATCCCCAATCCATTGAGATGCTttcaatgccagcgttttggGCATTCGAAAACTAACTGCCGCGGGACTATCACTTGTGCCCGCTGCGCAGAAAAAGGCCACGATTGTCAGCAGTGCACTGCACCAGAAAAGTGCACAAACTGCAATGGCAACCACACATCATATTCTCGTTTATGCGAACGCTGGCAACTGGAAAAACGAATAGttgcaactaaaataaaagaaaatatttcatacccAGAAGCCAGACGGAAAGTTTTGGCCCAGACTCCTAAACCTGGTCTTAGCTATGCATCTGCGGTCCAAAAGTCCTTCTGTGAAAACTGTTCCTGCCCAAATTGCTCAAAACACACTTCCCATAAAAAACCTCCTGAAAAAGCATCTGATTCAGAAACAGAAAATTCAACTACCAGTGCTCCTGAGCCTGTCAAATCAAAAACTTCCAAACAAAAACCGAAACCTAATAAATCTCGGAAGCTAAAACTTTCTAAACGTGGCCTATCTGAAAAAGACCtttctccaaaattaaaaaaatcacttttcaaaaattcagtcGCTCTTGGTCTTGCTAATCGGGGCATAGTCCACAAGGACTTAACCTCAATTTTTGGTGGAACGTCCAAAAGCCCTGAGCTCATATCACTTCATCCATCAGAAGAAGAGGATGACGATTTAAAAATGAGTTGCGAAATCTCGCAACCCCTTAACACTGTTCCAAATTTTTCTGCAACAAGaacctcttaa